TCTTTACTGCGTAAATCATCTTCTGATTTTCTAATTTTTATCAATTCTTTAATGAAGTTCAAAAGACTATTTTTATCTTCTAATTGTTCCATAGCTGAAACAGTTTCATTATCTATTGGAAGATAGAGTTTACTAACATCTTTACATTTAGAAAATCCACGATTTTCTGTATTATCAAATACCATTGGAATTCTTGTTCCTGTTCTTTGATAACCTCCTTCTTTTGATGTTAAATTACGATTAGTCTTTTGTCCTAATTCATCACCTGCAAATAAATAAGGTACTCCTGGCATTGTATAGATAAATAAATAAGCTAATCTCAATTCCTCATCATTTAAAAAGTCTGCAATTCTAAATGAATCATGATTTCCAGAAATAAAAGATAATTCACCATCATATTTTTGCATGCTTTCAATATGCCACAATAAATTCTTAGTAAAATTCCTATAAAGTTTAGCATTGTATTGATGAAGCAAAGGTTCATAACCATCTTCTTTTTGTCGGAATAACATATGAGAACAATTATCTTGATGATCCAAAATAAAATCAGAACTAAATCCAGCTCTTAATGCTCTATCAGGATTACTCCATTCACTGGTTGTATAAAATTCTTTATGCGATTTTTTTACTTCATCAAACATCTTATTCCATAGTTTTATTGTGCATTCTTTATCATCTTCGCCTTTAACTAAACTATCGGCCATGTCAACTCTAAATCCATCAACACCCATATCTAAATAGAAATTCATTATTTTAACTAAATAATCTTTTCCAGGACATTTTGGATCATCCCATTTCATCTGCCAATCATATTCTTTTTTGGCAAAGCCATAATTTATCGCAGGTTGATGAGCAAAGAAATTTACAATATAGCAGCCAAATCTATCATAAAATCCGCTTATTTGGCGATAATTATCATAAGTATGCCAAACATTATCTGTCCAAATAAATAAATCAGATTTATCATTTTTTGTTGCTTCAGCCGATTTTAAAAAATCAGGATTATAAATAGAAGCATGTCCAGGAACTAAATCTAAAAATAATAAAATATCTCTTTTATGACACTCTTCTATCAATTCTTTTAAGTCATCCATTGTTCCGAAACGTTCATCAATTTCGAAGAAATTAGAAATATCATATCCTCCATCTAGCATTGGCGATTTATAAAATGGATTAACCCATAAACCATCAAATCCCAAATTGGAAATATAATCAAGTTTCGAAATTATTCCTTGAATATCTC
The DNA window shown above is from Firmicutes bacterium CAG:345 and carries:
- a CDS encoding glycosidases (product inferred by homology to UniProt) encodes the protein MKKLFKDRIFYETYPSSFCDSNGDGRGDIQGIISKLDYISNLGFDGLWVNPFYKSPMLDGGYDISNFFEIDERFGTMDDLKELIEECHKRDILLFLDLVPGHASIYNPDFLKSAEATKNDKSDLFIWTDNVWHTYDNYRQISGFYDRFGCYIVNFFAHQPAINYGFAKKEYDWQMKWDDPKCPGKDYLVKIMNFYLDMGVDGFRVDMADSLVKGEDDKECTIKLWNKMFDEVKKSHKEFYTTSEWSNPDRALRAGFSSDFILDHQDNCSHMLFRQKEDGYEPLLHQYNAKLYRNFTKNLLWHIESMQKYDGELSFISGNHDSFRIADFLNDEELRLAYLFIYTMPGVPYLFAGDELGQKTNRNLTSKEGGYQRTGTRIPMVFDNTENRGFSKCKDVSKLYLPIDNETVSAMEQLEDKNSLLNFIKELIKIRKSEDDLRSKDFKLLDKPLAYSRGKIKVFINLKDEDQKFEVESGEILLSVGKVEFSAGKLVLKKHQAVIFKEA